The Priestia koreensis genomic interval GTCTATGTTTTCAACTTTTATGGTAATTATAAACAAGATACCCACATTTTATCCACTTATTCCTGTGGATAACAGAACGATTGTTCGAAAAGAAGTTTCGTGGTAGATTGATTGTAGCGCATTCAATTAGTATATGCGCTCATCATGTCAGTCAGAACCTCTACTACTTAATAGGAGGTGGAAGCCTGATGCATAAGTTATCAGACAAGCTTCTCGTGGAATCATATTGCCGAGCTACAGAACTGAAGCTAAATCCTGAATTCATTCATCTAATTGAAAAGGAAATTAAACGCCGTTCTCTTCAAGTAGAAATTATAGCTTAACATATAATTGACTTCTTCATATTGAAACGCTAGGCCTTATCGCAAAGAAGGGTGTCATCGCTCGACATAATATTCGTCGTCCGATGACACCCTATTACGTTTGTTCCTATATAATCTAGATCGTTCCAATCCGTTCGCCTACTCGTACAGGCTGCTGTGGCTGTAAATGATCTGATAAATGAAGTTTTCCTTTTTCTAAAAATAACACGACGGTCGAACCAAAAGAAAAATACCCCAGCTCTTCACCTTTTTTTACATGCTCATTCTTAACGGTTGTTTCAATGCTATTAATAAACATTGCTCCTACTTTGACTAGCAATAAATCACCGGTTGAACCTTTCATTTGCAGAAGCTTTCGATAGTTTTTCGTAATGGGATCTTTTCCATATTTCAATCCCCACGAGTTTACAGGGTACGACTTTCCGCCAAGCGTCCATTGTTTTTCAATCGTTGCTTGAATCGGGCTGTGAATACGATGATAATCTTTTGGACTCAAGTATAGAATAATGTACTCTCCGCCTACATATTTCTGTAGAATATCATCGTCACCAATCATCTCTTCAATGGAGTACTGCTTATTTTTAACCGTAATTTCTTTTTCCGGCGTTACGGTTCCCATACTCTCAATCACAGCATCTACAGGGCTTACAATAGATGTTAGATCTGTATCAATAGGTCTTGCTGTCTCCTTCAATTCGCGAATGAAGAATTCTTGCAGCGTTTTGTATGTGTTTAACTCATTTTTCATTTCATTTTGATTAATTTTGTATACACGCGCATATGATGATATGAAATGCGAGCTAATAGATGATAGTGAAAATCGCTTAATCATAGATGATGAAAGGGGATGATTCGTTAATTCAATCATGAAGCGATAAAGATTTTTACGCAATAAAAATTACCTCCGCCATCGTAATACCTCTTTACTAACCTTACAATTAAGACTACAATAGGGTTACGTTTGTTGTTTTCCGTTTGGCATTATATACCATCCTAGTAAAGGGAGTGAGAAACATGTTTTTGTCTGATTATGTTGATCACACAATCAAAAAATTGAAAGCTCAGTCTGCTAACACCTTAACTATATTAAATCTCAGTTTAGGCGGATTCGCAATCCTTTGTATATTAAAAGATCAATTTAATTTAAGCTTACTTTTAATCTTTTTAGCAGCGTTCGCTGATAGATTTGACGGAATGGTCGCTAGAAAATTAAATATCGAATCTGAATTTGGAAAACAACTTGATTCGATGTGTGATATCATTTCGTTTGGAGTCGCACCTGCTCTCTTAATTTACCAAACGGTATTAGGAGATTTCGGAGCTCCTGGTGCAATTTTTACAATCATCTATATTGCTTGTGGTGCATCTCGTTTAGCACGATTTAACATTACTGAAAGCAATGGATATTTCACCGGTCTACCAATCACAGCCGCTGGCTGCTTGCTTACACTAAGCTATTTAACCGTCTCATTTATTCCTGTCCATTTCTTCATGTTTATTGTCATTATTCTTTCATTCTTAATGGTTAGCACATTTAAACTAAAAAAAGTGTAAGTTGAAAACTCGTTTCTTACTTAAAGAAGCGAGTTTTTTGTTTATAGATCATTATGAGGAAAAAGCGAAAGGTCCTACCTTCTTTTTATGATTTAGACTTACTCCACCTATCCAACAATTCCTAATAACTAATTTTTCAAAAAATTGTTGCTTTTTGACGAAAAAGCAATTAAAGTATGTCTATATTCTCCCTAAATATCGTGAGACGGGCTAAATCCCTTTTGTTCTTTTAGCCGTCAGTGATTTTTTTGGTTTATTTTATCAGAAAATTCAAACAAAAACTTCGGAGGTCTACTATGAGTTTATTCAGGAAAAAATCCATCGCATCTTTAATAAAAGAAACGACAGGAAAAGATGTTGCACTAAAAAAGGATTTAGGCGCTTTTGACTTAACGATGTTAGGCATTGGCGCAATTATCGGAACAGGTATTTTCGTTTTAACTGGCGTAGCCGCAGCAGAGCATGCAGGACCTGCACTAATCATTTCATTCATTCTTTCTGGACTTGCCTGTGTATTTGCTGCCCTATGTTATGCCGAATTTGCTTCTAAAGTTCCTGTATCCGGAAGCGCGTACACTTACAGCTACGCGACGTTTGGCGAATTAATCGCATGGATCTTGGGCTGGGACTTAATTTTAGAATACGGGCTCGCTTCGTCAGCCGTTGCAAGCGGATGGTCTGGTTATTTCCAAGGACTGCTTGGTGGATTTGGTATTCATTTACCAACGGCCATCACAAGCGCCTATGATCCATCAAAGGGAACGTTCATTGATGTACCTGCTATAGCCATTGTGTTTATTATTACATTACTTTTATCACAAGGAACAAAAAAATCAGCCAAATTTAATGCCGTAATGGTTCTTATCAAGCTTGCGGTTGTCGTTCTATTCATCGCTGTTGGCGTATGGTATGTAAAACCAGAAAACTGGACGCCGTTTATGCCATTTGGCTTCAGTGGAGTCGCAACAGGTGCTGCCACTGTATTCTTTGCTTATATTGGCTTTGATGCTGTTGCAACGGCTGCTGAAGAAGTACGTAACCCGCAGCGCAACATGCCAATCGGAATTATCGCTTCCTTACTTGTTTGTACAGCACTATATATTATCGTTTCAGCTATTTTAACAGGTATTGTTCCTTACACTGAATTAAATGTTAAAAACCCTGTAGCGTTTGCGCTAAATTACATTAATCAAGACTGGGTAGCTGGTCTGATCTCTGTAGGAGCAATCACAGGAATTACAACGGTTCTACTTGTAATGCTTTATGGACAAACTCGTTTATTCTATGCGATTAGCCGTGACGGTTTGCTTCCGAAAGTCTTTTCAAAAGTAAGCAAAAAGAAGCAAACGCCTGTAGCGAATACGTGGATTACATGCTTACTTGTTTCTTTCTTTACAGGTTTTGTACCATTAAGTAAACTTGCAGAATTAACAAATATCGGAACTCTTTTCGCTTTCATGACGGTATCGATTGGGATTTTATATTTACGTCGCTCAAAAGATCAAGGTGAAACAAAATCAGGATTCTCTGTTCCATTTGTACCTTACGTACCCATTTTAGCTTTCGTATTTTGTGCCTACCTTGCTCTTCAGCTCCCACGTCTAACATGGATCAGCTTTGGCGTATGGTTAGTTCTTGGTTTAATCGTCTACTTCCTATACGGCAGAAGACACAGTAACTTAAACACACAAACAAACCTCAATAAAAAGATCGGATAATGACAAAAGGGCTCATGCGCATGCATGAGCTCTTTTTAATTCCACCAATTGCAGTAGCAATTGAAATAATAGAAGCTTCCAAAAATCAAAAGCAGTACGAATAAAATAATCAGTAAGGCAAAGGCAAATCCGCCTCCGTATCCATATCCGCACCCATAACCATATCCAAATGATCCTGGATATCCATAGTACATGCGATTTCCCCCCTTTTTACTTAGTTAGTACAGCGTATGATAAGAGGGAAATTTGGTTTGGGACATTCGTGGATATGATGCTTATCCTATTTAACGATTGTCACGTAGTGGACGGATCCACAGTAGAACAATTGAAATGACGGTAATGATAAGCACCGCGATCCATTTCCATTCCATTCCATCTTTTAAAATATTGTTAATGACTCCTGCTACAATGACGAGCCCTACTAAAAGCAAAAAAATTTTTCTCATTGTGTTTCATTCTCCACCTTTTTCTTTCCATTGTAATCAACAAGCACAAACAAATCCAAAAAAATTGCATAAATAATAAAAATCCCCTTTTAAATATATAAAAACCCATTAACAAGTAATAGGAAGTAACCGATAGAAAAACTAGAGGAGCAAGAACAATAAGTCTCCAACTTTAGAGATACACAGGTGATAGAATGGATAAAACATCGATATTTGGTTTGATAATTGGCATCATCGCTGTATTTGTCGGAATGATTTTAAAAGGAGTAAATCCAGTTGTTCTTTTAAATCCAGCTGCTTTACTGATCATCTTTTTAGGTACCATTGGGGCCGTGGTCATTGCCTTTCCAACGAGAGACATTAAAAACGTTCCTAAGCTGTTTAAAGTGATTTTTAAAGAAACGAAGGTACCGAAAAACGAAGAGATTATTCCGCTGTTTGTTGAACTTGCAACATTAGCAAGACGTGAAGGTTTACTAGCACTAGAAGGTAAAATTGACGAACTTGAAGATCCTTTCCTAAAAAACGGGCTTACACTCGCTGTAGACGGACAATCTCAAGAATTTATTCGTGACGTGATGATGGAAGAAATTTCAGCTATGGAAGATCGTCATCAAACGGGTGCCTCTATTTTCGTACAAGCGGGAACATACGCCCCAACTCTCGGGGTACTAGGAGCAGTTATCGGTCTTATTGCGGCACTTTCTAATATGGGAGATACCGAGGCTTTAGGTCATGCGATTTCTGCCGCATTCGTTGCAACATTGTTTGGGATCTTTTCTGGTTACGTGCTTTGGCATCCATTTGCCAACAAATTAAAGCGTAAATCAAGACACGAAGTAAACGTTCGCTCTATGATGATTGAGGGGGTTTTATCGATTGTAGAAGGTCAGGCTCCAGCTATTATTGAACGAAAATTAACATCGTTCCTTTCGATTAATGAGCGAGAAAATTATTTCGCAAAAGGTGAGAAGCCGAATGAGTAAAAAAAGGCGTAAAAAAAAGCAGGATGATCATATTGATGAAAGCTGGCTCATTCCTTATGCAGATTTATTAACCTTATTATTGGCTCTCTTTATCGTTTTGTTTGCAATGAGCAGCATTGATTCCACTAAATTTAAAGCACTAGCCAATTCCTTTTATAACGAATTTCAAGGTGGTACAGGGTTGCTTGACTACACGTCTCCTGTTGAACCACCTACACAAGATACGGTAGGTGATGTAAAGGCTGACAAAAATAAAAACCAGCCGAGCGCAACGCCATCCCCTACTAAGGCTCCTACGAAAAAGAACAACGAAAGTGCTGCAGATGCAGAAAAGAAAAGACAAATTGCTGAACTGAAGAAAAATGTGGACGGGTACATTCAATCGAAGAATTTAACGGGAAAGTTAAAAACCACGATTACCCAAGACGGATTGCTGATTACAATTTTCAACGATATTTTATTTGATTCAGGAAGCGCAACGGTTCGCTCTCCTTATCGCAAAGTAACGACTGATCTAGCAGGATTGCTTGTCAACAGTAATCCAAAAACCATTACGATCACCGGACATACGGATAACGTACCGATTCGTAACAGTCGCTTCCAATCCAACTGGGACTTGAGCGTCATGCGTTCTGTGAACTTTATGAAAATTTTGCTCGACAACCCAAGGCTTAGCCCAAAATTATTTAGTGTAAAAGGTTACGGTGAATACAAACCGGTAGCACCCAATACAAGCGCGGAAGGTCGAAAGAAGAATAGACGTGTCGAAGTTTTGGTTGAACCTAAAGTCACTGTCCCTAGCAATCGCTAATCGAAAAAACCTTGTAACTTCTTTGTCAAGTTACAAGGTTTTTTAATGTTCTCAAACCTTTTTGGGTGGTACAGACACTATTTGTTTCACCTCTGCATACATTTAAACTACAGGTTAGGCGACATAGGAGGTGACGAAATGTCTGCTTTTTTGTCAGCTATAGGATACTTGTTTAAAGAAGTGATTTTTCTTGTATCTTATGTAAAAAACAACGCTTTCCCTCAGCCACTGTCCGCAAGCGACGAACGAAAATACTTAGAATTAATGGCCCAAGGTGATGCCCAAGCCCGAAATTTATTAATTGAACATAACTTACGTTTAGTGGCGCACATCGTGAAAAAATTTGAAAACACCGGTGAGGATGCGGAAGATCTTATTTCAATCGGTACAATCGGTCTCATTAAGGCGATTGAGAGCTACTCACAGGGGAAAGGCACAAAGCTTGCAACCTATGCCGCTCGTTGTATCGAAAATGAAATTCTGATGCATTTGAGAGCGCTTAAAAAGACGAAAAAAGATGTGTCCCTTCACGACCCAATTGGTCAAGACAAAGAAGGAAATGAAATCAGCCTAATCGATGTATTAAAATCAGAATCTGATGATGTCGTCGATACGATTCAGCTTACGATGGAGCTTGAAAAAATTAAAGAATACATTGATATACTGGATGATCGAGAAAAAGAAGTCATTGTTGGGCGCTTTGGTCTGGATTTGCAGGAAGAAAAAACGCAGCGTGAAATTGCTAAAGAGCTTGGGATCTCTAGGAGCTACGTATCTCGCATTGAAAAGCGTGCGCTCATGAAAATGTTCCACGAATTTTACCGCGCTGAAAAAGAGAAGAAACAAAAAGGCTGAAGGGGAAATCCCCTCCAGCCTTTTGTTATTTACTTTTTCGTCTGAATGGCCATATGACTACTCTCAGTAAAATCATATGCGTTCCCTCCTCCTGCAGTTAGGTGGAGTCTTTCTCCACCAACAGCCAAATCAATAAAAATGGGTTTTTCATGCTCATTTCCTTTTACTCCTTCCTCTACTTCGTAGTTTTTTTAGAACCAGCGTGGATATTGTGCACGTCGATTCATCATTTCTTCTTCAACTGCTTCTGCATGTCTAGCACGCTCAAGCTCTTCATGATTTAGCGCTCTTTTGTTAATCGTAATGGTTAAAAAGAATATGTGTAGGGTCAATGTTCTCACCTCCTTTTCAAATAAAAAGCCACAGGTTCATAGCACCTGTGGCAAAAAGACATAATAAAGCCACAGGCAAACTATTCAAACCTGTGGCGGCTAATATTCAATATACACGTGATATGAATAGGTTAGCGGATCGCTCTCCGGGTCGGTCGAATAGCATATGAAGATGTATTTAATTCGTTCTTTAAATAAGTTACGTTGACTAATAACATCTTCTTCGACCTCCTTTTTTTCATTATCACTACATTGGTAATTATATCCACAAACTACCGTTTTGTAAACCACTTTTTGTAAAAAAGGGCTTCTTTATTTTTCGTCAAATAGCGACTTCTTTAACTTTTTCGTTCTCCATGCAAAATAAAAAGCGGCACCAAGGAAAAGAACCAACACGCCCATCATCGTATCAATCTTAACGGGTGACTTGTCGCCCATTCCAATTAATACACCGATATATAAAAATGTACTTACTGCCAGCAGAATATAAATGAAGCGCGTATAATCTTCAATTTTTGCTTTCACATTTTTTACGTATTGCTCTGTATTCATCCAATCACGCCTTTCGATCTGTGTATGATCTTCTCTAAAAATGATCTACTACTAGCGTAACATAAACTAGGAGACTTCTTTTCTTGTAATTTATGTAAAAAAGAGAAGGCCATTTCGCCTTCTCTTCTCCTCATTATGATAAAGCATTTTCAAGGTCTTCAATAAGATCTTGAATATCCTCTAATCCAACAGAAATTCTCACAAGACCGTCCGTGATCCCTAATTCCTGACGGCGGTCTGCTGGAATGGATGCATGCGTCATTTTAGCTGGCACAGAAATCAAACTTTCAACAGCGCCAAGGCTCTCTGCAAGAGTAAAGTATTTCACTTTACGCAGAAGTTCATCTGCTTTTTCACTGCTTCCGACATCAAAGGAAATCATTCCACCAAATCCTCGTGCATTTTTCTTTGCAATGTCGTGGTTTGGATGACTTTCAAGTCCAGGGTAATGAACTTTCGTTACCTGTGGATGCTGAATCAGGAAATTGACAAGCTTCGCTGCATTTTTCTCGTGCTCTTCCATACGAATTCCGAGCGTTTTAATACCACGGATTAACAACCATGAATCCTGAGGCCCGAGAATGCCTCCTGTTGAGTTTTGAATGAAGTGAACATCTTCTGCTAGCTGTTCTGAATTCACGACAACAAGACCCGCTACAACGTCGCTATGGCCACCTAAATATTTCGTTGCGCTGTGTAAGACAATGTCTGCACCGAAATCAATTGGATTTTGCCAATATGGTGTGCTGAACGTATTGTCTACAATTGTTAGCAAGTTATGCTTTTTCGCTACCGCAGATGCTTCTTCCAAATCCGTAATTTTAAGCAATGGATTTGTTGGTGTTTCAATGTACAGCGCTTTTGTGTTTGGCTGAATCGCTGCTTCAATTGCTGCTACGTCGCTTGTATCAACAAACGTCGCGTCAATGCCAATACGATTCAATACTTTTGTAATGACGCGGTACGTACCGCCGTATACATCATCTGTTAGTACAACGTGGTCACCGTGATTAAAGAGCATCATCACAGCTGTTACAGCCGCCATTCCTGAACCAAAGGCGAAACCTGCTTTGCCGCCTTCAAGATCCTTAATGAGTTCTTCTAACGCGTGACGCGTTGGGTTTCCAGTACGTGAATATTCATATCCTTTGTGAACACCAACAGATTCTTGTTTGTATGTGCTCACTTGATAAATAGGTACCGATACGGCTCCTGTTTGCGGATCTTCTGAAATACCACCATGAATAAGCTTTGTTTTTTGTCTCATTATTAAATCCCACCTTCGTAGATTTTTTTGCTCAAATATCGATCACTGCCATCAGGGAAAATCGTGACAACGTTTGTTCCTGACGGAGAATTCTGTGCTTCTACTAATGCTGCATAGAAGGCTGACCCTGATGAACTTCCTACAAGGAGTCCTTCACGTTTTGCAAGCTCTTTTACTTGTGTAAAGGCATCCACATCTGAAACGGTATGAATGCTGTTAAAATACGCTTTATCCATATAGTCGGGAAGGAATTCCATGCCGATGCCCTCCGTTTTGTGAGGACCAGGCTCTCCCCCGTTTAGGATCGATCCTTCTGGTTCCACAATGACCGTTTTTATCTTCGGCAATTGCTCCTTCAGATATTGTGCAGTTCCCATAAAAGTCCCACCAGTACCAGCCCCTGCAACAAATACATCGACTTGGCCATCTAACTGCTCATAAATCTCTGGTCCAAGCGTTTTGTAGTAAGTGAGGGGATTTGCTGGGTTCGCAAACTGCTGGGGACAATAGGAGTTGGGGATTTCCTTTAGAAGTTGCTGTGCCTTTTGAATGGCTCCGCGCATTCCCTCTGCTGTTGGCGTTTGCACGACTTTTGCTCCTAATGCCTTCATCAAATCCTGTTTTTCAACGCTGAATTTTTCCGGTACGCATACAATAACATTCACATCATAATGAACCGCTGCGAGCGCTAGTCCAATGCCCGTATTACCTGCGGTTGGTTCAATGATTGTACCGCCCTTTTGAATTTTGCCCGTTGCAAGTGCCTGTTCAATAAGCTCTTGTCCTAAACGGTCTTTTACGCTGCCACCTGGATTTAAATACTCAAGCTTGGCAAATAAGCGAACGCCTTCTGGTAAAGAGAATTTCGTAATTTCAAGGATGGGTGTCTGACCCACTAATTCATGAATGCCTTTTGCTACTTTCACCAATTCCACCTCATTAACTCATCATCGCTTTTACGCAGTGAAATATTTTGTCTACACATGGAAATGAGGGAATTTAGACGTCGTGTCAAAATACCCTCATCCAGGTCATTACTTCGTTAGTTGCTTAACAATCCCTAATACAAGGCTTGCTGAATTTAATGCTGCTTTGTCTAAGAACTGATCAAATGAAACGTTTGACTCTTTTCCAGCAATATCAGATAGTGCACGGATAATAACAAACGGTGTTTGGAATTGATGACAAACTTGAGCAATCGCTGCTGCTTCCATCTCTGCTGCATATAAATTCGGGAACTTCTCACGTACAAATTCAACGCGAACAGGATCATTCATAAATGAATCGCCTGTTGCAATAAGACCCTTCACAATTTGCATGTCCGTAATTTCTTTGGCCGCTTCCTCAGCAGCACGTACAAGCTTCTCCTCTGGTAGGAATGCAGCTGGCATACCAGGAACTTGCCCGTACTCATAATCAAAGATCGTTACGTCTACATCGTGATGTCTTACTTCTGTTGAAATAACCGCATCACCAACATTTAGTTCCGGATGGAAGCCTCCTGCTGAACCTGTGTTGACAACGTAATCAGGCTTGAACTTCTCAAGCAGGACAGCTGTTGAGAGCGCTGCGTTTACTTTTCCAATTCCTGATTTTAATAAAACAATGTCCACGCCATCAATTGTACCTGTTGAATACTCAGATCCACCAATAACGGTTTGTTCTAGGTTCTCTAGTTTGTCACGTAGAATCGTTACTTCTTCTTCCATTGCTCCGATAATTGCTACTTTCATCGTTTGAAAAACTCCTTTATCGTTTAGTGGCGTTCATCACACACACAAAATGATTAAAACGTGTAAACTCAACGTCAAAATCGTACTTCTCTAAAATGGAGCGAAGCACTCCGATTGTTGTGTAATACTCCCGCTGTAAATCTTCTGCTAGGTTATGATAACCTTTTTCTTTGGATTGCTGAATTGTATCTGTGTAAGCTTTCTTATCTTCAAACATCGTATCAGCAAACACTATTTTACCACCCACAGGAAGGAAGTTTCCATAGTTTCTAACAGCTTCATCTTTTTCAGCGTCTGTTAGATGATGAAAAGCATACGTACTCACAATGGTATGAACGGAAGCATTCGGGAGATCAAAGTTCAAAAAATCTCCGTCGCTTATGCTCACACTGTCACCAAGCTTCTCTACTGCTAGATCACGCATCGGCTTTGAAGGCTCAACGCCAAACACCTCTAGACGATTTCCTAACAGTTTCGTTGTCAGATTTCCCGTTCCAACGCCAAACTCTAACACGTTGCCTACAGAAAGGTCTGCAACCTTTTGTAAAATGTCTTCGTATCGTGCAAAAACTTCTTTATATTCTTCATCATGTCCTGTTACGGACGTGTCATATTTGTCTGCCCAATCTTCAAATATATCTAGAAATTCGCGACCCATGGCCTTTTCCTCCTAATACAAATAATTCATATGAGTATAGTATGAATTAAAACATCAAGTGATCTAAAATTAACACATTATGATGTTTTGTTCAAGTACTATCTCCCCGATTCGTGTAAAATTATAGGGTACATTTATCTTATGAAAAAAAGGAGTAGGCGTTCATGAATTTTCATTTAAATATGATTCAAGACAAGATTGAGTTTTTTGAGGCACACGATTTGGATACGCTAGAAAAGAAAATCAATGAAAAAATCGAGCAAAATACCGCGATCATGCTTGAGGTGAAACACGTATCTCACCAAATGAGCATTGATTACGATAAAGGTCTGAAATGGTATTCGGCCGTTGTCCATTTTAAATACAAGGCATAAAAAAAAGATGCACCAAGGTGCATCTTTTTTTTACTTCATCTCTTCCATTTGAACAGGTTTCCAGCCTTCGCCGTCTACCCAATCAATTTGAACGCGATATTTTTTTTGCTGTGATTTGGATTCAATGGTTGCGACTGCTTTTTGCGGACTTCCATTGTTTCCGATACGCCAAATGATCATATCGCTCTCTGAAACACCTGTAGCTGAGCTAACAGCTTTCAGCATTTCATTCCAGTCCGTAGACCCCTTCTCATATGTTGCCACGTGCTCACCTTGTTGTTCTGTGCCCACTGGCTTCCAGTTTGGATCTACAACGGTTTTATCAACGTCTGATGATGGGTCGTTGTTTTCAGTAACCTGTACGTCACCCTTATCTTCATCCTGACTTTCATCATCAGCGCTTTGATCATCTTCTGTCGCTTGATCATCTACAGTTGAATCATCTGAGCTTTGATCATCAGCACTTTGATCATCTTTATTTTGATCGTCATCAGCTTTGCTTTTATCGCTCTTGTCTTCTGACTTGTTGGAATCACTTTTGTGATCCTTTTTCACTTCAGAAGAAGCGGTTTGTGTATCTGCAGGCTTGTCCTTATGATTCATCATGAGGCTACCACCAACAAACACAATTAAAACAGCGACAACGGCAATGAGTACGTTATAAATGCGGTTAGTCTTTTCTTTCCGTTTTTCATGTCGTTGTGAAAATCGTTTGTTTTCCATAAACTAAGATTCCCCCAGTTTTTATAATGAACTATTTTACCACTACGAGCCGAATTCTTGAAGTAATATCTGAATTTTGATGAACAATTGTAATATTATTGGTACATTTTACAGGTCACTACTTCGGATACAGCGTATTTACTATATCATAAAATACAGCGTTTGTAGGGGTCGTGCTACTTTCTGTATTTAAGTCTACCACAACAAGCGCATATTTTGGATGATTGGCGGGAAAATATCCTGCAAACCATTTGTTAATGATGTTCGTATTTTTCCCTTCAACCGCCCGGATATCCGCCGTTCCAGATTTTCCTGCTACTTGAACAGCTAGCGACTGAAATCGTCTTCCCGTTCCCTTTGGGTGATCAACGACCTCTTTTAGCAATTGACGAAGCCGAATTGCGGTATACGGTGCGATATGATCTCCTTGAAGCTTTTGGGGCTGAAAGGTGTATAACGTAGCGCCATTTTTATATTGAATGCGATCCACGACACGAACCTGCTTCTTTTCTCCTCCCCTTGCGATTGTTGCCATCATGTTGGCAACTGCAAGCGGCGTCACCCGTACATCTCGCTGCCCGATCGCCGTTTGGGCAATTTCTTTTGAATAAGTGGACGGCTTGTTTTGATGCCAAATGACGCCCTTTCCCTCATGATCAAACTGCGTAAAATCACTAAAGTGAAAGACATCTCCCTGCCATCCTACAGGATCGATTAACCCTAGCTTATTGGCATACTCATCAATAATCGTTTTATTCTCTTTGACCATTTCCTTTGCGACCGTTCCAAACGTATAGTTGCAGCTTTCAGCAAAGCTGTCTTGAAAATTAAGCATTCCCTTTCTTTTCGCTTGCTTTTCCAACTTGTTATAGATGTCTAAATCACAGTTAAATGTCCGTTTATACGTATCAATTCCTGAGTCAATTGCTGCGGCGGCAATGACCGTTTTAAAAACGGACCCCGGCACTTGAGGTACGAGCATACGATTTCCGACGCCACTGCTTCGCTGCTGATTAATATGAGGCCTGCTCGTCATGGCAACTACCTCATTTGTATCGATGTCAAGAAGAACTGCGCCTC includes:
- a CDS encoding bifunctional cystathionine gamma-lyase/homocysteine desulfhydrase; amino-acid sequence: MRQKTKLIHGGISEDPQTGAVSVPIYQVSTYKQESVGVHKGYEYSRTGNPTRHALEELIKDLEGGKAGFAFGSGMAAVTAVMMLFNHGDHVVLTDDVYGGTYRVITKVLNRIGIDATFVDTSDVAAIEAAIQPNTKALYIETPTNPLLKITDLEEASAVAKKHNLLTIVDNTFSTPYWQNPIDFGADIVLHSATKYLGGHSDVVAGLVVVNSEQLAEDVHFIQNSTGGILGPQDSWLLIRGIKTLGIRMEEHEKNAAKLVNFLIQHPQVTKVHYPGLESHPNHDIAKKNARGFGGMISFDVGSSEKADELLRKVKYFTLAESLGAVESLISVPAKMTHASIPADRRQELGITDGLVRISVGLEDIQDLIEDLENALS
- a CDS encoding PLP-dependent cysteine synthase family protein, translating into MKVAKGIHELVGQTPILEITKFSLPEGVRLFAKLEYLNPGGSVKDRLGQELIEQALATGKIQKGGTIIEPTAGNTGIGLALAAVHYDVNVIVCVPEKFSVEKQDLMKALGAKVVQTPTAEGMRGAIQKAQQLLKEIPNSYCPQQFANPANPLTYYKTLGPEIYEQLDGQVDVFVAGAGTGGTFMGTAQYLKEQLPKIKTVIVEPEGSILNGGEPGPHKTEGIGMEFLPDYMDKAYFNSIHTVSDVDAFTQVKELAKREGLLVGSSSGSAFYAALVEAQNSPSGTNVVTIFPDGSDRYLSKKIYEGGI
- the mtnN gene encoding 5'-methylthioadenosine/S-adenosylhomocysteine nucleosidase, yielding MKVAIIGAMEEEVTILRDKLENLEQTVIGGSEYSTGTIDGVDIVLLKSGIGKVNAALSTAVLLEKFKPDYVVNTGSAGGFHPELNVGDAVISTEVRHHDVDVTIFDYEYGQVPGMPAAFLPEEKLVRAAEEAAKEITDMQIVKGLIATGDSFMNDPVRVEFVREKFPNLYAAEMEAAAIAQVCHQFQTPFVIIRALSDIAGKESNVSFDQFLDKAALNSASLVLGIVKQLTK
- a CDS encoding class I SAM-dependent methyltransferase, which codes for MGREFLDIFEDWADKYDTSVTGHDEEYKEVFARYEDILQKVADLSVGNVLEFGVGTGNLTTKLLGNRLEVFGVEPSKPMRDLAVEKLGDSVSISDGDFLNFDLPNASVHTIVSTYAFHHLTDAEKDEAVRNYGNFLPVGGKIVFADTMFEDKKAYTDTIQQSKEKGYHNLAEDLQREYYTTIGVLRSILEKYDFDVEFTRFNHFVCVMNATKR
- a CDS encoding DUF2536 family protein, whose product is MNFHLNMIQDKIEFFEAHDLDTLEKKINEKIEQNTAIMLEVKHVSHQMSIDYDKGLKWYSAVVHFKYKA
- a CDS encoding YrrS family protein, which gives rise to MENKRFSQRHEKRKEKTNRIYNVLIAVVAVLIVFVGGSLMMNHKDKPADTQTASSEVKKDHKSDSNKSEDKSDKSKADDDQNKDDQSADDQSSDDSTVDDQATEDDQSADDESQDEDKGDVQVTENNDPSSDVDKTVVDPNWKPVGTEQQGEHVATYEKGSTDWNEMLKAVSSATGVSESDMIIWRIGNNGSPQKAVATIESKSQQKKYRVQIDWVDGEGWKPVQMEEMK
- a CDS encoding peptidoglycan D,D-transpeptidase FtsI family protein — encoded protein: MKNTVKRIHFVLILMMIMIGVLVGRMAQIQLIDTETFSKEKINLIESSVKQRTQEMVLNDGRGQFTDKNGVPLTVQKERRLVVFPFVKEMTWPKEKVASIMQHTTATLDEEINTLDKPAVIGETLTSEQAKEINALKIPGVFALNVQKKVKDPIAEQLIGITGENKNVMTKRYNKKVNDGELSINTPIGVSGLQSSFDEFLIPEQESKLLYHVDRRGGPLFGIEVKYTGAGNPFYPVSVQTTIDSSIQQKMESILDDHGLKEGGAVLLDIDTNEVVAMTSRPHINQQRSSGVGNRMLVPQVPGSVFKTVIAAAAIDSGIDTYKRTFNCDLDIYNKLEKQAKRKGMLNFQDSFAESCNYTFGTVAKEMVKENKTIIDEYANKLGLIDPVGWQGDVFHFSDFTQFDHEGKGVIWHQNKPSTYSKEIAQTAIGQRDVRVTPLAVANMMATIARGGEKKQVRVVDRIQYKNGATLYTFQPQKLQGDHIAPYTAIRLRQLLKEVVDHPKGTGRRFQSLAVQVAGKSGTADIRAVEGKNTNIINKWFAGYFPANHPKYALVVVDLNTESSTTPTNAVFYDIVNTLYPK